aaagcaaaaaaatatatgtaaccTTCAAATAACGAGTGCAATTTTTCGGAACTGAACTATCCTTGATATATGACATCTTATTGCCTTTAAATGCCTCAGGTACACAATCTGCATCATATCGGTCCATGATTTCAATAACCTACACAGCAAGCACCAATTAACATTAATGTCTCCACTTCAAAAAAAGTAGATCATGAAAAGCTAAAtggtaaattaatgaaattagaCAAGGATTTACACTACGAGAAGTACGGAGAGTGACAAGCCCAATGGGAAGGAAAAGAAAGCCAATCAACAAAAATGTGGTAATAACCTGCAAAAGAGAATTAATTCCAAGAATATCGACATGagataatatcaaataaaagtaatattaaaACATAGGCACAACTTTGACACACTCACCCATGATGGCGTCAGAACAGGTTTACAGGCTGGAAGACTTTGCTGTTTAAACTGATAGAGAGCTACCAGGCAAAATCAGAGAACATAATAGGTTATCAATAAAAAGGAGTAAGTTTGAGAGGCCAAAAGGATATACTTCCAAAAAGACATCGAAATAGAAACTAGCTATAAACGTGATGCCCAAATATGAAtcctaaacaaaaaaaataagaacTAGTGAaagatttttttgataaaactgGTTTTACAAATTTCAAAAACGAAGGCTAATAAGAGGCATCACTAAAAAGGGAGCAATTACTCCACTATTTTTGAAAGATTAACACGAGACGCTCTACCTTTCGTTTTTACATGCATACCGTGTCTACCAAATTGAACTTATATTGGAAAAAAAGGAAAGCAGAAAACCACTGACAGGTGAAGTGAAGATTAAGAAAGACTTTTAGAAATCAATATCCAGAAGTCTAGCCAGACACGCATATAACCAGGTACAGCCcatcaaaaaaaattgatagAAACGAATTACGGTAAAGAAGTTTGAAAACTAATCACCATTAGATCCCCTGGATTGTATAGGAATTGATCGAACTACTGTGGAATCTGACGAGTTACTTCCCTCATCCACATCCATCGCCCCAAAAGTTCAGTATTACCACTGCAATAATATTCAAATACTTTGTCAGCAACCCCTGACTTCCAACAATAATCAGAAGAACACTAACTGCAACAGATGTTTCAAAAAGAACATGTTAAATCACTCCTTCCAAACtaatagaaatttaaataaagctCCACCCCTAACCTACTTCCCACTGCTATGAAATCTACAGAAGTATTAGACCTTGGCTTTTTCAGTGATCAGAATCTCAAACTTTCGGCTAGTTAAATTCACATCCCATTTTTATTAGGTGCTAAAACTCTTAGGAACTAGACAGTAAATAGTGTATAGGTGAAGTTCCATTTCCTCAGCCTTCCTCTGTTTTTGGCCCAAAACAAtttgcaaaaataaaaataaaaaaacaagttagtatttaatttatttagtaGCAATTCTTGTTTCTTTTACTTAGTTCAATTCAAGAGTCGAAATTTTCAACTATTCTTTAATCCTATATTTCACAATTTTAGAACAAATTACTAGCAGTTTGAAACAAAtgtaattagaataaaaatctAATGTACTTCATACCATAAAAGCTCCAAGAATTTAATGTTACAAACCAATTCATCTTTATAAGTGTGCTTCTTAAGTTGTCAGTGATACGCCTTATAGGACTTAACTAGATAAATTCCCTCAATCACTTCTCAATTTGAGCCTCAAAAGTTTGAGTTGAAGTCTCCGCGAGAATCTCAACCAAAAATAGCTAGTGCTCTCTGAATTCCTAACACTAAAAATTCCAGATTGTAATCTCCACTACTTCGAACTTCTTTACAATCCCCAATGGAACAAACAATTTACAATAGATAAAACCTCAATTACATAATCACGTTTACCTAATGGAGCTTCAACTATCTATAAATGTATTAAGCTTAATTAagcaaacaaaaaaaagaagaatcacAAGAGAAGAACTCCAAGTCAATAAAATAGACAGTTGCATCAAATAATAAGCGATCGCGAAATTGAACAATAAAAACCCTAGTTTCGTTCAACATTTCTACATTTTCTTGCGAAGAAAGCagagaaaggaagaaaaatAATAGGAAAAAGTTACCTAATCCGCCATTAAAATTGGCAGTAAAGCCGAATTAAATGGAAAGAAATGCTGGAGTGAAAAGAGATCGAAGCaaggagaagaagagagagagtgtaaagctgaATTCGTGGAAATATAAAAGAGAATGAAGAAGGTGGAAAGGATGAAGTTGGTAAGGTTGTAAGatacgaagaagaagaagcagcgGCAAAGGCAGGAATTGCTTCCAACCAGAAATTTAGTATCTGTCAtatttatttatacttatttTGAGTTATTTTCAGCCCACTGACCATTAGCTCAATCAAACGAACACTTTCCCAAAATAATACTTTTGATACCTGTACCTAACTAAACTTTAGTTTCAACATCTAAACTTTAATTGGCTACAATTTGACATCTAAACTTTAATTTTAAATCAATTATATCCTCAATATTATGTTTGAACAGCACATGCTTTAAGCATGAAGTTTGATTTGCCCATATTTCACCCAGCTTCAActgtttcttttaatttccaaAAGTTTCCAATaattctctattttttttaattaaatgtaatAATTCCTAATTTCTCAATAGAATTTATtagatacaaaaaaaaataaaaaacatgatCCGATATGTATCAAAATGTTCATCATGTCaacgaaataattaggaacttgTTAAAAGTTTGCCGGCGGTTGAAATTTGTAAATGcaattagataaaaataaaggGTTATTGAATGTAACTCGATAAAAATAgagggttattgaatgcaattagataaaaaatataGAATCACTTAAAAATTTAGAGGAACGGTTAAAGTTTTAAATCAAATATACAGTAAAATATTTATCCATTAATACTCGATAtattgagagcttacctatgactagggaggtcatgggttcgaatcacatccgggtctggtggagatttttctttcttctttaatgtaagcgcattgtgcgcaaaaattttaaaaaaaaaaaaaactttagccagttcaaaaaataatcaattttaataaattaattagataataaatttttagaactaactttttataaatacattgttttattatctctataaattaataatttttcaaatacatataccaagtatatataatatatacttaggataatttagcaaaatatgattttatagtttttttttctgaaatttaAACCTAATtgatctagttgaatttcaaaCTATTCTGAAGATAATTaagtaaattacactaatggtaTCTGAACTTATCCTAGTTTACACTTTGATACCTAAAttacattttgttttaaaaatatacctgaagtaacgatgatcggacaatttagtatattttaccggtcaatGGTCGGTCAATGCGAGTTTAATaagtaaattacactgatggtaccATGTAGACATTGTCTGTTTTGGTCGAAATCCAACACTTTGGGTTTTatggctttaaaacgcgtctgaaTGTATTATATTCATACCTTACTAATAAGCTGCagtcactctctctccattttcgatgcAGTATTCAGTCCATTCCAACCCCCATCACCGTCTATTTAggaccgctccttgctcaggcttCCTATCCCAGTGCCACCCATTCTGGATTGGGTCATTACATTACGTCACGCCCtcttagtataactttagtggGATAAGAGATTTATCTCTCCATTGTCTCACTCtcctatctcccaaacaaacatgaGATAAGTTATCTCATTTTTCTTATCCATATCTCACATATTATATCTCTTATAACAAACACGCTCCTAAAGGTAATgggatgaagaaaaaaaaatgaaaaaaaatgaataggTAAAAGTTTGAGATTAACGCTACTCACGGGCATTTGTTACCATCCCTAATCCCAATCTATTTGTCCCCATAAccatgtagagattagggttgtaAACGGGACAGAGCGGGGATTGCATTTACCATCCCCGACCATTAGTCTATCGGGGATTCCCTATCCCCGTCCTTGTCCCCAATTACAAATCGAAAAAATCGCTACCATACCCACTCGCCGGGAAATCCAATCcatgtttatgtttttattttttcttgtaaAGCATCAATTTGTatagtatataatttttttaaatgataaaTTAAAACTACTATTCAAGGGACATATAAAGTCATAAACTATTAAACATTAactaaataattacaaacaaagATTCAAAACATAGGATTTTGAGATGAGAATGGAATACGTATAACCATACCCATCCTATTCCCAATTATttagaacaaaataaaaaccaCTCCATTTCGGATTGtttgaaacaaaataaaaaccatTTCCATCTTATGGGAATCCTAAATGGGTATCCCACCAGGACGGATCTCTAACGGGGAAAGGGAATTCCAACTGATTGACAACCCTAGCTAggaacttttttcttttttgtgcgCGCGCTAAATGAAAAACGAAAACCTAACGCCGCGTTTTGGTAGGTGAACCCCTTAAACCCTCTCAACCTCTCTCCAGAAATCATCTCTTACAACCACCACCATCATCGCCGCGGCCACCGTTCGCTTCCACCACTACCACAATGAGTCTAGTAGCAGGCTCTTACGAGAAATTTATTTGGGGTTTCAAGCTTAGACCTTTGAAACACTCCGATTCCCAGCAAACCTTAACCCTAACCCAACTCTTCTCCTACTCTTCCCACCTTGCCCCCATCACCACCGCCGCTGCCTCTGGCCCCGTCGCTGCATCCGGTTCCTCGGATGACACCATTCATGTCTACGACATCTCCTCCACTTCCTCTCTCGGCACCCTCCACCATCATTCCTCCTCCATCACCTCCCTTTCCTTCTTCACGCCTCCCTCTTTCTCATTCCCCCGCAACCTTCTTTCTGCCTCCGCCGACGGCTCCGTCTGCATCTTTGATGCTGATCCTTTCGTCCACCTAAAGACTATACGGGCTCATAGGAAAGGAGTGAATGACTTGTCCTTACATCCATCTGGTAAATTGGCTCTTACTGTGGGAAGAGACGAGTGTTTGGCGATGTTGAATTTGGTGAGGGGAAGACGGAGTTTTTATTGTAGACTTGGGAAGGAAGCAAGTTTGGTCAAGTTTGATTTGAGTGGAGACAAGTTTTTTATGGTAACAGAAGAGAAGGTTGGGATTCATGAGGCTGAAGATGCCAAATTGGTGACTGAGCTTGATTGTCCCAAACGGGTTCTTTGTGCTGCACCTGGAGAGGTTAGCTTTCATTTTGCTGTCTTAGAGTGTGTTTAAttgatttgatatttttttgCTTTTGTGTTCATTGTTGTTCTCTATTCTTTTGTGTTACATGACTCTCCTACAAAAAAGCAGCAGTGCTGAAATGAAAAATTGAAATTTGCGATTGCAATGCAATTGTTTTAGctcattaattttatttgttgaaCTGCGTCACTTGGCTTAACATGATGAGAAAAGggtggcaatttctgacacAAGAACATGTTTTATAGAAACAGTCTACACAGattatcatttttcttgcaTTTAGAAAAGGGTGGCATATATATATCATAACATGATAACCCGAAATTGCTACCAGTGCGTCCTCGTAGGTGGCTACAATTAAGATTCCTTTTGTTTTGGGTGAATTACACCTATGATCACTCAACTTTATCCTTACTAACATTATGATCACTCGACTTTATACTTACTAACATTATGATTACAACTTCAAAATCTGACATAAAAGTGACTCAACTTTGTCATTTACTAACATAAAAGTTACTCAACCTTAGCTGGTAAACCTCCATTACAGAGGTGGTgcaaatgatattctaagcaactttaattcttaaactttttggtTTTGAGGTAATTAGGTATTGTTTGTTTGGGAAATATGgttttaaataactttaattctttgcaTCGTCAACCATCATTTTGAATTCCTTTACTTTCATAGAGGGCCATAATGTTAGTATAAGGCAAATTGAGTGACTTTTATATTAGGTTTTGAAGTTGAGTGGCATAATGTTAGTAAGAAAGAACAAAGTTGAGCGGCAATGGgtgtaaaaaacaaaaaaaaacttgagACCGTAAAACTCTTCTCTTTCTGTGGTGTATATAGCTTTTGACCTCTTGCATCGCTTCTTTGTTACTAGCTTAGCTGGTTTGTTGAAAATGCATATTTCTAAGATTGTAACTGTCTTAGATCATTTgcttatttttaatgtttttgtaTTCCAACAGAATGGCCTCCTATTTACTGGTGGAGAGGACCGGAATATCACAGCATGGGACACTAACAGTGGTAAAGTTGCATACTGCATTGAGGGCGCACATTCTTCCCGTGTTAAAGGTATTGTTGTGCTTACTAAGAATGATGTTGCTGCTGCTGAGGATCCATATTTATTGGCTTCTGCATCATCGGATGGAGTTATACGAGTATGGGATGCTCGCATGGCTGTGAAGGATAAGCCAAATCCTTTGGCCGAGACTAACACAAAATCTAGGCTGACTTGTCTTGCTGGATCATCTCTTAAATGTGAGTACCAAACTGGTAATCTAGGTTCATATTTCATTCTCTTCACATTTGTCTGTGATAGCTTGAATGGCTTTTAATTCATTTGATTAGGAAAACATTTTGTTGACTAATTCTCCTATGTGGCACCAGCTTCAGGAAATGTTAGATTTGACATATACAAATAGTATTTACTCCCTATTTTCCTGTCTTCTGCTTCCTCTAACAGTCCAACCTATGcacttggcgcaacggtaaaaacgttgttgtcgtgtgaccaagagatcacgggttcgagtcttaggagcggcctcttgccaaataaattggcaggggaaggcttgcccccagtacacccttgtggtgggactcctccacggaccctcgctcagcggggacgtgtagtgcgaccgggccgccctaaAGTTATCTGGATAttccttctttctctttgacCTGCTGATGCTACTTCTGATTAGATGCCAGTGAGttcaacttttattttattctggTGTTATCATTATTTTGCATCCTTATCTGATTGTTGCTTCATGAATTGAAGCAATTTGGTTTGCATGTCTGTCTTCGTCTAATCATTATTAGGGTTCATACATAAGTTTTCTGATGCATACTGCGGtcttactaaaaaaaattctggtaTGGAGAGAAGTTTTTACAGGTGACATTATGCTCCCACAGGCTTGGAGCACATTTTGCATCTGTTGTAAAATGGTAATCAGAGAGCACAGAATTAATAAGGGATTAGGATGGCAGCTGATACTTTTGGTGAGACGGGCAGTTTGGTGTGCAGCACTCTAGTCTGTAGGATAGTACTTGGTGGTAATTGCATGTTAGGCGTTGTAACTGTAAGATTTGAACTAGTATAAGCAATTTGGTCAAGAGTATGCGATTTCAAGGGATACTGATCTTGTCTAGCTACATATTGCATTATGAATATGCTGCTCTAGATGAACCTGTGATTACCTTTTACCTTCATATTCTTTCATACAAGTAGAAATTGGTTACAAATGCCCTCTTCTAGAGCATATGTAGCAAACAAATGATGCTTATTTAATCTGCATTCCAAAAAAGGGAATTGGTTCTTATCATTTGTTTGTTTTCATGTAGCTGGTAAAATGCAACGTTATATTTCAAACAACAACAGTCGATCGGATGAATGAAGATGGAGAAACTTAGCAGGGGGAACATCAAACCTTTCACATGGCGTCAAGGAAAACATCTAACGAAGTCGTCTTACTGCTTGTTGTGTTGAGCCCAACATATCAATTTTGACACTGGAAAATCTTATGTTAAATTATTTAGGTATGGTATATGGTGTTGTTATTTGCTTAGTGatatataaaacaaaacaaaacgaTCCTTTCTTTATCTTCGAGTTTTACTGATATATAGAAGAAAAATTTGATTCTGTTCCCCCAACTTGTgagtaaattttggaatttcaatGGTTGTAGGAGTAGAAATTGTGAAGTGTTGTGCCAAACGTTTGTCTTTTTCAGCATTGAGATTTCTGTCTTGAAAATCGTTTTGATAGATATGACATTACTTTTCGTGTTGTTTTGATAGACATGACATTACTTTTCACTTTATTTATAGTGAAGTGTTAGAGTATCTCCAATAAAGTATGATGAATCACTCAACATATTTCTTTATTAAACTCCCTCCCATTCGAGTGAGTTTAATATATTGAGCACTTATCAACCACTCAATGTTTATTGAGCTTCtgcttatttatatatattttttttatttttaaaataatatgattggtttaattaattggtggatcaattatgattggtttaattaattggtggatcTTTTGTGATTGGTAGGTCCATTATGATTGAGTGGTTATAGAGTTTAACCATTAAAGTTACatagtttaataaaatgaagATTATTAAATGAATGATGTGGCATGTACATTGAGTGGTTGTAAGTATGAtccattggagatgctctttatggttaaaattgaaaatatcaGTATATAACAACCattttgaaattgaaaataTCAGTATATAACAACCATTTTGAAAGGTTAATCTATCATTAATAACAGCCAGTAACAAACATAAAAGCAATACTAAATAGTTGAACCacggatcttttttttttttttttgaaagaaaacgAATCTTTATTGGCTGATATCAGCTAAAAGAATGGGAAACAAAAATGAAGGAGCAGAGTACCACTCACTACAGTGAGACACAGAACTGACAGCCCTAGCTAACGTATGAGCCGCACAGTTCGCTAACCGTTTAACAAAAGAGATCGATGCATCATCTAACTCTttgaacaaatcaatacaatcAGAAATCAAATCAGAAAGATAAGAGAGAGAGTGAGAGCGATCCTTAATTGCATTAACTACAGACAAACAATCAGACCGAAACTCAACTCCACTAATGCCCTTGTCTTTAATCCATGACAACGCTTCCTTAACAGCCATAGCTTCCGCAACAATAGGTTCAAAACAACCAAGTAAGCCACCGTGTCTGGCAAATAAGCACGAACCAGAGTGATCCCTAAGCACAAACGCAAAGGAACAGAAACCATCATTATGGAAAAGGCCAGCATCAACATTGCAAACAAACTTACCTTCCGGCGGCCTAATCCATTTCACAGCAGCCCTACCAATACCAACCGAACCCAAGACTCTATGGGATTGAGCCATCTTCCAATCATCAAACTCATTTACGGCTGAACAAAATAAAACCTGAGCAGAAAAGCGGGACTGGGACCAGACCTGgttatttctatttttccaaATCCACCACAACGTAAATAAAATCTTACTTGAAGGAGGATGATCAGCACTCTTCAAAATCGAAATCAACCAAGCTTCAAAATCCAGCGTTTGCACCATTCTGTCATCGCCGTAAACAATGAACCAGATTTCCTGAACCATCGGACACTGTACAAATGCATGAAATTCATCCTCCAAATCGTTATTACACATCGGACAAATGGGGGAGAGAGAACTATGCTGTTTCTGAAGATTTAACATAACCGGTAAACAGCTCACCAAAGTCCGCCATAagaagtttttaatttttggcGGCAGCGATAATTTCCAGATTAAACTCCACCGATCGTCACGCGCATCAGTCATAGCATGAAACGACCCCAACAGTAACAACCCGATAACCCGATTTAACCACAGATCCTTACTTAAACCAAATAGACACTCTTTTAAATTTGAAATGTAAACTTGAGACTATGTAATTATGTAACAAGCCTTTCCATTAATGACATTAACACATTGACAGTTCGGTTTAGTTTGAGGATTTAAGAATCTCTAGAATAAAGTTAGGGATTTACAAAATTAAACCTTTAGAATTGGATTGCAAAACTAAATATTCAGAATTTGATTGTTCCAAAAATTCAGTCCAATCTAATTTAGAGATTTGGTTTTGGTGCaatccaattaaaaaaaaaacacttctaaaaataaattaaaaatattacttacaaaataaaaagtattatttacaaaataaataaaaaatacatctgcattattttatataaattcaactAAATAATATGCATCCATTaatatctaaaaaatataataatagataTCTAAtaattcaaacaaaaaaaaatctcaaatggGTATTtagggagtgtttggttgttAATTTTCATGctaatgtttgtcttttcactttaaaatgaagacttttaagtgtttggttagtgaactcatgtttgccttttatatcTGAAAGGTAgtattttacaaaagcagagaatctatACTTTTTGGATAAACAGTCTTTTCCAACagtaaacagtaggtaaaacaaacagacCTTAATTTCTACAAAAGAAATAATTTTAGCTGATTTActtgatttattattatttattgatttattattatttgatgtgGGAAATCTTGAGGATCACCTCCTATGATATGATCCTCAGTTGTAATAGTCTGCAATAAAACATTATAGGagttaggctctgttctttattactgaaaaaaactgaactgaactgaactgaactgaatgatactgaatactgaactgaactgaatttaactgaatgctactgaacttaactgaatgataccgaacttaaccgaatttaatcgaacgtaacaataatgatgatattagactttaaaataatttaatgataatattggacattaataagcttataataataataataataataataataataataatatttctaccaaaaaaaataatatcaataataaataaacatattattaaagattaaactaaattaaatatcaaataaaatctaggctcgataaaatcctatgacattaaataaaaatgagtctaatttaaattaaaaatataaattacatacaaacacaaatttatatataatttaaagcctatgaaattaaatacaaatttttatatgaatacacactcttaactttttattacaattaagtattaaggtacaaaaatacctttaacgttttgggtccgggattattttactcctaacgtctaaatatgaattttcatatgaatacaaaatcgtgactcaatttatcaatgttaagggtaaaattgctattggcttctaatattagggataaaattgcactatttgagatattaaggtagttgagccagttaattttttagagcattgtaatgtaaacgtattaatataatatttatttacttttcgcaaaatttgcaaataagctgcaccaaataattataattataataaataatgataatatatataatgacaaagcataaattatatataaatataattataatgaaaatagataaattaatatataataaattataataattataataaattgctgaaattataaataaataatgataataataataaattatatataaataataataatatataataattataataaataatgataaattattgaatactgaaactgaatactgaactgaactgaactgaactgaactgattactactgaactg
The sequence above is drawn from the Euphorbia lathyris chromosome 6, ddEupLath1.1, whole genome shotgun sequence genome and encodes:
- the LOC136233238 gene encoding uncharacterized protein; translation: MSLVAGSYEKFIWGFKLRPLKHSDSQQTLTLTQLFSYSSHLAPITTAAASGPVAASGSSDDTIHVYDISSTSSLGTLHHHSSSITSLSFFTPPSFSFPRNLLSASADGSVCIFDADPFVHLKTIRAHRKGVNDLSLHPSGKLALTVGRDECLAMLNLVRGRRSFYCRLGKEASLVKFDLSGDKFFMVTEEKVGIHEAEDAKLVTELDCPKRVLCAAPGENGLLFTGGEDRNITAWDTNSGKVAYCIEGAHSSRVKGIVVLTKNDVAAAEDPYLLASASSDGVIRVWDARMAVKDKPNPLAETNTKSRLTCLAGSSLKSGKMQRYISNNNSRSDE